The proteins below come from a single Fodinicola acaciae genomic window:
- a CDS encoding glycoside hydrolase family 3 protein yields the protein MAAPNRSRRRFRVVAVAASVAMVLTAAAPAQAAPGGSVTDLVLKQLIKHMTLEEKVGQLFVTQAWGESATNPSDADKAKNQEYFGLDTAAQIIQKYHPGGVILFQINNNTNNPQQIAGLTNGLQKAAISSGTHLPLLISTDQEQGIVARLREPATQFPGSMPVGASRNTTDACTAASITGQELRAVGINQNYSPDSDVNDNPANPVIGVRSYGADPALVASMASTAVRCSQKYVAATAKHFPGHGNADNDSHTGLPIIRRTADDWHKIDQPPFTADIAAGIDSIMTAHIEVPSLDPAGDPATLSQPILTGILRNQMHYDGVVVTDALNMDGVRIKYGDARVPVLALEAGVDQLLMPPKFDLAYNSVLDAVRSGELSVSRIEQSVLRVLRLKLKNRVLTQPFVNEQAVSRTVGTPQHLAAAQTVADHGITLIRNDDKVLPLAKSKKVLVTGWDNGVTFPTRAIAAGLTSAGIAATALPTGSVPNASAVASAVAAAQQNDVTVVVTRSSLLALGASQVALTNALIATGKPVVVVAVQNPYDIGYVPTARNYVASYYYGAVSSASLARVLAGTVAPTGKLPVRIPSPADLNTTLYPIGYGIGY from the coding sequence ATGGCCGCGCCTAACAGATCCAGGCGACGCTTCCGGGTGGTGGCGGTCGCGGCGTCGGTCGCGATGGTGCTGACCGCGGCCGCTCCGGCGCAGGCGGCGCCGGGCGGTTCGGTCACCGACCTGGTGCTCAAGCAGCTGATCAAGCACATGACGCTGGAGGAGAAGGTCGGCCAGCTGTTCGTCACGCAGGCCTGGGGCGAGTCGGCGACCAACCCGTCGGACGCGGACAAGGCCAAGAACCAGGAGTACTTCGGCCTGGACACCGCCGCGCAGATCATCCAGAAATACCACCCGGGCGGTGTGATCCTCTTCCAGATCAACAACAACACCAACAACCCGCAGCAGATCGCCGGCCTGACCAACGGCCTGCAGAAGGCCGCCATCAGCAGTGGTACGCACCTGCCACTGCTGATCAGCACCGACCAGGAGCAGGGGATCGTCGCGCGGCTGCGCGAGCCGGCGACCCAGTTCCCCGGCAGCATGCCGGTCGGCGCCAGCCGTAACACGACCGACGCGTGCACCGCGGCGTCGATCACCGGCCAGGAGCTGCGCGCGGTCGGCATCAACCAGAACTACTCGCCGGACTCCGACGTCAACGACAACCCGGCCAACCCGGTCATCGGCGTCCGGTCGTACGGCGCCGACCCGGCGCTGGTCGCCTCGATGGCCTCGACGGCGGTCCGGTGCTCGCAGAAGTACGTCGCGGCCACCGCCAAGCACTTCCCCGGTCACGGCAACGCCGACAACGACAGCCACACCGGCCTGCCGATCATCCGGCGGACCGCCGACGACTGGCACAAGATCGACCAGCCGCCGTTCACCGCGGACATCGCCGCCGGCATCGACTCGATCATGACCGCGCACATCGAGGTGCCGTCGCTGGACCCGGCCGGTGACCCGGCCACGTTGTCGCAGCCGATCCTGACCGGCATCCTGCGCAACCAGATGCACTATGACGGTGTCGTCGTCACCGACGCGCTCAACATGGATGGCGTACGCATCAAGTACGGCGACGCGCGGGTGCCCGTACTGGCCCTCGAAGCCGGTGTCGACCAGCTGCTCATGCCGCCGAAATTCGACCTCGCGTACAACTCGGTGCTCGACGCCGTCCGCAGCGGTGAGCTCTCGGTGTCCCGGATCGAGCAGTCGGTCCTGCGGGTCCTGCGGCTCAAGCTGAAGAACCGCGTGCTGACGCAGCCGTTCGTCAACGAGCAGGCGGTCAGCCGTACGGTCGGCACGCCGCAGCACCTGGCCGCCGCGCAGACCGTCGCCGACCACGGCATCACCCTGATCCGCAACGACGACAAGGTGCTGCCGCTGGCCAAGTCCAAGAAGGTGCTGGTCACCGGCTGGGACAACGGCGTGACCTTCCCGACCAGGGCGATCGCCGCCGGGCTGACCAGCGCCGGGATAGCGGCGACCGCGTTGCCGACCGGTTCGGTGCCGAACGCGTCCGCCGTCGCGTCGGCTGTCGCCGCGGCGCAGCAGAACGACGTCACTGTCGTGGTGACCCGCAGTAGTCTCCTCGCGCTCGGTGCGAGCCAGGTGGCGCTCACCAACGCACTGATCGCCACCGGGAAACCGGTGGTCGTCGTGGCCGTGCAGAATCCGTACGACATCGGCTATGTGCCGACGGCCCGGAATTACGTTGCGTCGTACTACTACGGAGCTGTCTCAAGCGCATCGCTCGCGCGCGTTTTGGCGGGTACGGTGGCGCCGACCGGCAAGCTGCCGGTGCGGATCCCGTCGCCGGCCGACCTGAACACGACGCTCTATCCGATCGGCTACGGCATCGGTTACTGA
- a CDS encoding MurR/RpiR family transcriptional regulator: protein MPRKTVSQLSGDAGQSSHAATAVLVRALLPSLSPAERRVAQAVLDDAAGASSLTISELATRADTSETTVIRFCRALGFSGYPELRLTLAKEAGRAESGAAGRRIVGSDIGPGDELSEVVDKISFADARAVEETAAQLDVSVLETVVEAIVGAGRVDVYGVGASAFVAMDFQQKLHRIGRVSYAWSDVHIALTSAALLHAGDVAIGISHTGMTSDTVEALTVAREHGATTVAVTNFPRSPITTVADHVLTTAARETTFRSGAMSSRIAQLTVVDCVFVGVAQRTYNDTRAALEATRDAVARRRLSSRTGRP, encoded by the coding sequence GTGCCCCGTAAGACGGTAAGTCAACTGAGTGGCGACGCGGGCCAGTCGAGCCATGCCGCCACCGCTGTCCTGGTGCGTGCCTTGCTGCCGTCGTTGTCGCCGGCGGAGAGACGTGTCGCGCAGGCCGTGCTGGACGATGCCGCCGGCGCGTCGTCGCTGACCATCTCCGAGCTCGCCACCCGCGCGGACACCTCGGAGACGACGGTGATCCGGTTCTGCCGAGCGCTGGGTTTCTCCGGTTACCCGGAGCTGCGGCTCACACTGGCCAAGGAGGCCGGCCGAGCCGAGAGCGGCGCCGCCGGACGACGCATCGTCGGCAGCGACATCGGTCCCGGCGACGAGCTGTCCGAGGTGGTCGACAAGATCTCCTTCGCCGACGCTCGCGCGGTCGAGGAGACCGCGGCGCAGCTGGACGTGTCGGTGCTGGAGACCGTCGTCGAGGCGATCGTCGGCGCCGGCCGCGTCGACGTGTACGGCGTCGGCGCGAGCGCGTTCGTGGCGATGGACTTCCAGCAGAAGCTGCACCGCATCGGACGCGTCTCGTACGCCTGGTCGGACGTACACATCGCACTGACCAGCGCGGCACTGCTGCATGCCGGCGACGTGGCGATCGGCATCTCCCACACCGGCATGACCAGCGACACCGTCGAGGCGCTCACGGTCGCGCGCGAGCACGGTGCGACCACGGTCGCGGTGACCAACTTCCCGCGCTCGCCGATCACCACGGTCGCCGACCACGTGCTGACCACCGCCGCGCGCGAGACCACCTTCCGGTCCGGTGCGATGTCCAGCCGGATCGCGCAGCTGACGGTCGTCGACTGCGTGTTCGTGGGCGTGGCGCAGCGTACGTACAACGACACCCGCGCAGCTCTTGAAGCCACTAGGGACGCGGTGGCGCGCCGCCGCCTGTCGTCGCGGACAGGGAGACCATGA
- a CDS encoding N-acetylglucosamine kinase translates to MALGLDSGGTSTRCVITTLDGRPLGRGRGPGASTQSSADPAGALSGTITAALADADVPASAVVTAVVGMAGAGSGRRPAALAALADAARRSGLPRTPELVTDLETSYAAGTAAERGLLLISGTGAITAWLEDGVVRHRADGYGWLLGDAGSAVWQGRRAVEAVLAGLDGRGPKTALTTPVISALTGNEPDDALGPDEQAQRVLAAVYAAAPAELGRAAPAVRDLADSDEIAASICADAVSALMLAVEAVLRRAGSPSVPAVVLGGSVLTTDGPVADGVRARLTELTGVTPVAALDAALGAVALALRSAGRLDADTYQHLTAG, encoded by the coding sequence GTGGCCCTGGGGCTCGATTCCGGTGGTACGTCCACCAGATGCGTCATCACCACGCTCGACGGCCGGCCGCTCGGCCGCGGCCGCGGACCAGGTGCGAGTACGCAGTCGTCCGCTGATCCGGCCGGTGCCCTGAGCGGCACCATCACGGCCGCGCTGGCCGACGCGGACGTACCCGCCTCGGCGGTCGTCACGGCGGTGGTCGGCATGGCCGGTGCCGGCAGCGGCCGTCGGCCGGCCGCTTTGGCCGCGCTCGCCGACGCTGCGCGCCGATCAGGCCTTCCGCGTACGCCTGAGTTGGTCACCGACCTGGAGACGTCGTACGCGGCTGGTACGGCCGCCGAGCGCGGGCTCCTGCTGATCTCCGGCACCGGCGCGATCACCGCCTGGCTGGAGGACGGCGTGGTGCGGCACCGCGCCGATGGCTATGGCTGGCTGCTCGGCGACGCCGGCTCGGCGGTCTGGCAGGGCCGGCGTGCCGTCGAGGCGGTACTCGCCGGCCTGGACGGCCGTGGACCGAAAACCGCGCTGACCACTCCGGTGATCTCTGCCCTAACAGGCAACGAACCCGATGACGCGCTGGGGCCGGACGAACAAGCGCAGCGCGTCCTGGCGGCCGTCTATGCCGCCGCGCCGGCCGAGCTCGGGCGCGCCGCTCCGGCCGTACGCGACCTCGCCGACAGCGACGAGATCGCCGCGTCGATCTGCGCCGACGCCGTGTCGGCTCTGATGCTCGCCGTCGAAGCGGTGCTGCGGCGGGCCGGCTCGCCATCGGTGCCCGCCGTCGTGCTCGGCGGCTCGGTGCTGACCACCGACGGGCCGGTGGCCGACGGCGTACGCGCTCGGCTGACCGAGCTGACCGGCGTCACTCCGGTCGCCGCACTGGACGCGGCCCTCGGCGCGGTCGCACTGGCCCTGCGATCGGCCGGCCGGCTGGACGCGGACACCTACCAGCACCTGACGGCCGGCTAG
- a CDS encoding serine hydrolase domain-containing protein, whose product MDLLDAAVAVINAAVASSPAVFPSAVLVVRRDDEQPLRYATGDAVRFGVGGKLLPADERVAATADTIYDLASVTKLFTAVIAMQQVEMGWLDLAAPVVHYLPAFATPEITLQMLLNHTSGLEPELPLWRDWGSVDERLRAVLTRAPVNPPGSTHTYSDLNMITLGVVLETVAGHPLDELVRAGITEPLGLTSTGFRPAAVDRVAATEDESYAGRGMVRGEVHDESSWSLGGVAGHAGLFGTADDLATFGQAMLAGGGSILSESSVHLLTSGTGAHGLGFELAARRYMGALADGGAYGHTGFTGTSLVVDPTTRAVVVLLTNRVHPDRHGPSVNPVRAAIGDIVAGALR is encoded by the coding sequence TTGGACTTGCTCGACGCGGCCGTAGCCGTCATCAACGCCGCGGTCGCGTCGAGCCCGGCGGTCTTCCCCTCGGCGGTGCTCGTCGTCCGGCGTGACGACGAGCAGCCGCTGCGCTATGCGACCGGCGACGCCGTACGCTTCGGCGTCGGGGGCAAGCTCCTACCGGCCGACGAGCGCGTGGCGGCGACCGCCGACACGATCTACGACCTCGCCAGCGTCACCAAGCTGTTCACCGCGGTCATCGCGATGCAGCAGGTCGAGATGGGGTGGCTCGACCTCGCCGCGCCGGTGGTGCATTACCTGCCGGCGTTCGCGACGCCGGAGATCACCCTCCAGATGCTGCTCAACCACACCTCCGGCCTGGAGCCGGAGCTGCCGCTGTGGCGCGACTGGGGAAGCGTCGACGAGCGGCTTCGCGCCGTACTGACGCGCGCGCCGGTGAACCCGCCGGGCTCGACGCACACCTACTCCGACCTGAACATGATCACCCTCGGCGTGGTGCTGGAGACCGTCGCCGGCCATCCGCTCGACGAGCTCGTACGCGCCGGCATCACCGAACCGCTCGGCCTGACCTCGACCGGTTTCCGGCCGGCCGCGGTCGACCGGGTGGCGGCGACCGAGGACGAGTCGTACGCCGGCCGCGGGATGGTGCGCGGCGAGGTGCACGACGAAAGCTCGTGGTCGCTCGGCGGCGTCGCCGGCCACGCCGGCCTGTTCGGCACCGCCGACGACCTCGCCACCTTCGGCCAGGCGATGCTGGCCGGCGGCGGGTCGATCCTGTCCGAGTCGTCCGTACACCTGCTGACCAGCGGCACCGGCGCGCACGGCCTCGGCTTCGAGCTGGCCGCGCGCCGCTACATGGGGGCTCTGGCCGACGGTGGCGCCTACGGCCACACCGGCTTCACGGGCACGTCGCTGGTGGTCGACCCCACCACGCGCGCCGTCGTCGTGCTGCTGACCAACCGCGTCCACCCGGACCGCCACGGCCCGTCCGTCAACCCGGTCCGCGCCGCCATCGGCGACATCGTCGCCGGCGCACTCCGCTGA